In a genomic window of Deinococcus carri:
- the tmk gene encoding dTMP kinase: MPVTPPFITFEGPEGAGKSTQLTRLAVRLGKVGVPHVVTREPGGTPLGTRVREVLLDPALSIDPLPEFLLYSASRAQLVANVIRPALARGEMVVCDRYADSSLAYQGFGRGLDGTFLASLTREVTGGLVPDLTVLLDLDPAVGLSRAASRGVPDRLERADLDFHARVRGGFLTLATRDPGRFLVLDATRPVDALADDIWRAVEARL, encoded by the coding sequence ATGCCAGTGACCCCCCCCTTCATCACCTTCGAAGGCCCTGAGGGCGCGGGCAAAAGCACGCAGCTCACGCGGTTGGCGGTGCGGCTGGGGAAAGTGGGGGTGCCACACGTGGTCACGCGCGAGCCGGGCGGAACGCCGCTGGGCACGCGGGTGCGCGAGGTGTTGCTCGACCCCGCCCTGAGCATCGACCCGCTGCCCGAGTTCCTGCTGTATTCCGCCAGCCGCGCGCAACTGGTCGCCAACGTGATTCGTCCGGCGCTGGCGCGGGGTGAGATGGTAGTCTGCGACCGCTACGCCGATTCCAGCCTGGCCTACCAGGGCTTCGGGCGGGGGCTGGACGGGACCTTTCTCGCCAGCCTCACGCGGGAAGTGACGGGCGGGCTGGTGCCCGACCTCACGGTACTGCTCGACCTCGACCCGGCGGTGGGATTGAGCCGGGCGGCCTCACGTGGCGTTCCCGACCGCCTGGAACGTGCCGACCTGGACTTTCATGCCCGCGTGCGGGGGGGCTTTCTGACGCTCGCCACCCGCGACCCTGGACGCTTTCTGGTCCTGGACGCGACCCGCCCTGTGGACGCCCTGGCCGACGACATCTGGCGGGCGGTGGAGGCGCGGCTCTAG
- a CDS encoding glutaminyl-peptide cyclotransferase, translating into MHPRLALPAVLTALASLPLTAALAQPTPVLRPTVTARYPHDRAAFTEGLQYLGNGLLAESTGLVGESGVRRVELKSGRVLAGVATPLASAFGEGVSVLGGVAYHLTWQSGLAYAFDAATLREVGRYRYQGEGWGLTNDGRSLIMSDGSSTLFWRDPRTFAVTRTLRVTDAGQPVKNLNELEYVQGSIYANIWLTNRIARIDPKSGNVTAWLDVTPLMQEASEGAARGPQPLTFDDVPNGIAYVPERGTLLLTGKRWPTVYEVKVPGLKPETGTNGRGRTGR; encoded by the coding sequence ATGCATCCCCGCCTTGCTCTGCCTGCTGTTCTGACTGCCCTGGCGTCCCTGCCCCTGACGGCGGCCCTCGCGCAGCCCACGCCGGTCCTGCGGCCCACCGTGACCGCCCGTTATCCCCATGACCGCGCGGCCTTTACCGAGGGGCTGCAATACCTCGGAAACGGGCTGCTGGCCGAGAGCACCGGGCTGGTGGGCGAGTCGGGGGTGCGGCGGGTGGAGTTGAAAAGCGGGCGGGTGCTGGCCGGGGTCGCCACGCCCCTTGCCAGCGCTTTCGGGGAGGGCGTGAGCGTGCTCGGCGGCGTCGCCTACCACCTGACCTGGCAGTCGGGGCTGGCCTACGCCTTCGACGCCGCCACCCTGCGCGAGGTGGGCCGCTACCGCTACCAGGGCGAGGGCTGGGGCCTGACCAACGACGGCCGCAGCCTGATCATGAGTGACGGCTCCAGCACCCTCTTCTGGCGCGACCCCCGGACCTTTGCCGTGACCCGCACCCTCCGCGTGACCGACGCGGGCCAGCCCGTCAAGAACCTCAACGAGCTGGAATACGTGCAGGGCAGCATCTACGCCAACATCTGGCTCACGAACCGCATCGCGCGCATCGACCCGAAAAGCGGGAACGTGACCGCCTGGCTCGACGTGACCCCGCTGATGCAGGAGGCCAGCGAGGGCGCTGCCCGCGGCCCCCAGCCCCTCACCTTCGACGACGTGCCCAACGGTATCGCCTACGTGCCCGAGCGCGGTACCCTGCTGCTGACCGGCAAACGCTGGCCGACGGTCTACGAGGTGAAGGTGCCGGGCCTGAAGCCGGAAACGGGCACCAACGGGCGGGGCCGGACGGGGCGCTGA
- a CDS encoding nuclear transport factor 2 family protein, which translates to MANLTETFMRALQTTEQSGDSAELVALFSDDSTLQNLTTQLWRGQEGARQFWEAYLGNFQTIRSQFTHHSDDGRTGLMEWEATGQLRDGTDIAYRGASVIEHDGQQVSAFRTYYDSAAFVKPAVETQG; encoded by the coding sequence ATGGCAAACCTGACCGAGACCTTCATGCGGGCACTTCAGACCACCGAGCAGAGCGGCGACTCGGCAGAACTGGTCGCGCTGTTCTCCGACGATTCGACCCTGCAAAACCTTACCACCCAGCTCTGGCGGGGCCAGGAGGGCGCGCGGCAGTTCTGGGAGGCGTACCTGGGCAACTTCCAGACCATCCGCAGCCAGTTCACCCACCACAGTGACGACGGCCGCACCGGCCTGATGGAGTGGGAGGCCACCGGGCAGCTGCGGGACGGCACCGACATTGCCTACCGGGGCGCGAGCGTGATCGAGCACGACGGGCAGCAGGTCAGCGCCTTCCGCACCTACTACGATTCGGCGGCCTTCGTGAAACCGGCCGTGGAGACGCAGGGCTGA
- the queG gene encoding tRNA epoxyqueuosine(34) reductase QueG produces the protein MNHADLLSDLAVSLGADAVGWAPAHVPASAVAEYATWLGAGRHAGMAYLERQLPARSDPASRLEGAASVLVLGVSHAFADPGVPAGGVRVGRVARYAWTPDYHDQLQPILTRLEEEAARLGVRARGYVDHGPVMERLFAAGAFLGWRGKSGMNISTRLGAFVTLAVLLTDLPFEGAVEAHPDRCGRCFRCVAACPTNAIGPDRAIDARRCISYLTIEHRGPLPHELRAGVGSWLFGCDVCSEVCPWTGKAGPLARLFRPDPELAHPDLSTFFGLSERQFERRYAGTAFLRPRRKGMARNALTVLGNTRAPEGWPLLLAGAEDPAWEVREAAAWALGQWDEAGHLHPLLNDPHEAVRAAAAAALGVAS, from the coding sequence GTGAACCACGCCGACCTCCTCTCTGACCTCGCCGTGTCCCTGGGCGCGGACGCGGTGGGCTGGGCACCCGCCCACGTCCCGGCCTCAGCCGTGGCGGAGTACGCAACGTGGCTGGGAGCGGGACGGCACGCGGGCATGGCCTATCTGGAACGGCAGCTTCCGGCCCGCTCGGACCCGGCGAGCCGTCTGGAAGGTGCGGCGAGCGTGCTGGTGCTGGGCGTCTCGCACGCCTTCGCGGACCCCGGCGTGCCTGCGGGCGGCGTGCGGGTCGGGCGGGTCGCCCGCTACGCCTGGACCCCCGACTACCACGACCAGCTCCAGCCCATCCTGACCCGGCTGGAGGAGGAAGCGGCCCGGCTGGGGGTGCGGGCACGCGGATACGTGGACCACGGCCCGGTGATGGAACGCCTCTTCGCGGCGGGAGCTTTTCTGGGCTGGCGCGGCAAGTCGGGCATGAACATCAGCACGCGGCTGGGAGCCTTCGTGACGCTGGCGGTGCTGCTGACCGACCTGCCTTTTGAGGGTGCGGTGGAGGCGCATCCCGACCGCTGCGGGCGCTGCTTCCGCTGCGTGGCCGCCTGCCCGACGAACGCAATTGGCCCCGACCGCGCCATCGACGCCCGGCGCTGCATCTCGTACCTGACCATAGAACACCGGGGGCCGCTGCCGCACGAACTGCGGGCCGGGGTGGGGAGCTGGCTCTTCGGCTGCGACGTGTGCAGCGAGGTCTGCCCGTGGACGGGGAAGGCTGGGCCGCTCGCGCGACTCTTCAGGCCGGACCCCGAGCTGGCCCACCCCGACCTGAGCACCTTTTTCGGCCTCAGCGAGCGGCAGTTCGAGCGGAGATACGCGGGCACCGCCTTTCTGCGGCCCCGGCGCAAAGGCATGGCCCGCAACGCGCTGACGGTGCTGGGAAACACGCGCGCCCCGGAGGGCTGGCCGCTGCTGCTGGCCGGAGCCGAGGACCCCGCCTGGGAGGTGCGCGAGGCCGCCGCCTGGGCGCTGGGGCAGTGGGATGAGGCGGGGCACCTTCACCCGTTGCTGAACGACCCGCACGAGGCGGTGCGGGCGGCGGCAGCAGCCGCGTTAGGCGTCGCTTCATAA
- a CDS encoding pitrilysin family protein encodes MTVRASQKALLLTLALLTGATASAQTAPAAAPASTTAQPALPAGVTFVTEVEGIREYRLRNGLRVLLFPDTSKTTFTLNVTYLVGSKNENYGETGMAHLLEHMLFKGTPTSGNILEGLGKRGADFNGTTSEDRTNYFETLTNTGDNLAWAVHLEADRMTRSKISGDDLKTEMTVVRNEFESGENSPFGLLYKQVRSVAFDWHNYGNTAIGNRSDVENVPVDRLKAFYQRYYQPDNAVVTLAGNFQSEQALKLIAAEFGPIRKPWRTLPPLYTVEPPQDGERSVTVRRVGDQQIILAAYHMPSVRHPDMPALLVLDQILADEPAGRLYKALVQTKQATAIGSLTNSADDPGLMLYAAVLGKDDNAAPAQATLLATLENASKTAFTEEDVARVRTRVVSGYEQLLAKPESVGLALSEYIAAGDWRLLFKLRDELDKVTPADVQLVAATYLKPTNRTLGLFVPTAQPDRVTVGAAPSAAELLKGYQGRAALAAGETIAPEPAALEARVTREKVAGADVALLPKKTRGERVEFVLNLDFGNPDTARSGKDAADFIAPLLTRGSKDLTRQQLNDRLEAIKTQLSVDGSATGATVTVSTDRTHLPEALALVRKVLREPVFPQADFDEIKKAALDDLEAGRNEPQAVAGQALARVFMQPGAKRGDLGYAPTLDESLADTRAVTLAQVQDYYRKVWGAARAQVAVVGDFDPQTIRAALPEILGGFSSGVPYQRVTLPLTTPQTQDLVLNVPDKANAVYFARLNFPLRDDSPDYPALAVAMRVFGAGTDSRLFNRLRQKEGLSYGAGGGVSVSSQDQKASFTSYAIFNPNVTGKVAAAMREELDLARQKGFTAQEIEAAKSALLQEARVARSEDANVAGSLARQLYLGRTYAFTADFEAKLKAVTPQMAQDALRKYVDPANLVVVRAGTFGK; translated from the coding sequence ATGACTGTTCGCGCTTCCCAAAAGGCCCTGCTCCTCACCCTCGCGCTGCTGACGGGGGCCACCGCCTCCGCGCAGACCGCGCCCGCTGCGGCTCCGGCCAGCACCACGGCCCAGCCCGCCCTCCCTGCGGGCGTCACCTTTGTGACCGAGGTGGAGGGCATCCGCGAGTACCGCCTCCGCAACGGGCTGCGGGTGCTGCTGTTCCCGGACACGTCCAAGACGACCTTTACCCTGAACGTGACCTATCTGGTGGGCAGCAAGAACGAGAACTACGGCGAGACGGGCATGGCGCACCTGCTCGAACACATGCTGTTCAAGGGCACGCCGACCAGCGGCAACATCCTGGAGGGCCTGGGCAAGCGCGGGGCCGACTTCAACGGCACGACCAGCGAGGACCGCACCAACTACTTCGAGACGCTGACGAACACCGGGGACAACCTCGCCTGGGCCGTTCACCTCGAAGCCGACCGCATGACGCGCTCGAAAATCAGCGGCGACGACCTGAAGACCGAGATGACGGTGGTCCGCAACGAGTTCGAGTCTGGGGAGAACAGCCCCTTCGGCCTGCTGTACAAGCAGGTGCGCTCGGTGGCCTTCGACTGGCACAACTACGGGAACACCGCCATCGGCAACCGCTCGGACGTGGAGAACGTGCCGGTGGACCGCCTGAAGGCCTTTTACCAGCGGTATTACCAGCCCGACAACGCGGTGGTGACGCTGGCCGGGAACTTCCAGTCGGAGCAGGCCCTGAAGCTCATCGCCGCCGAGTTCGGCCCCATTCGCAAGCCCTGGCGCACGCTGCCGCCGCTCTACACCGTGGAACCCCCGCAGGACGGCGAGCGCAGCGTGACTGTGCGGCGGGTGGGCGACCAGCAAATCATCCTGGCGGCCTACCACATGCCCAGCGTGCGGCACCCCGATATGCCCGCCCTGCTGGTGCTGGACCAGATTCTGGCCGACGAACCCGCCGGGCGGCTGTACAAGGCGCTGGTGCAGACCAAACAGGCCACCGCCATCGGCAGCCTGACCAACAGCGCCGACGACCCCGGCCTGATGCTGTACGCGGCGGTGCTGGGCAAGGACGACAACGCCGCGCCCGCCCAGGCGACCCTGCTGGCGACCCTGGAAAACGCCAGCAAGACGGCCTTTACCGAGGAGGACGTGGCCCGCGTCCGCACCCGTGTGGTCAGCGGCTACGAGCAACTGCTCGCCAAGCCGGAATCGGTCGGCCTGGCCCTGTCCGAGTACATCGCGGCGGGCGACTGGCGGCTGCTGTTCAAGCTGCGCGACGAGCTGGACAAGGTGACCCCGGCCGACGTGCAGCTCGTGGCAGCGACGTATCTCAAACCCACCAACCGCACCCTGGGCCTCTTCGTCCCGACCGCGCAACCCGACCGGGTGACGGTGGGCGCGGCCCCCAGCGCCGCCGAGCTGCTTAAGGGCTACCAGGGTCGCGCGGCCCTCGCGGCGGGCGAGACGATTGCGCCCGAACCCGCCGCCCTCGAAGCCCGTGTGACACGCGAGAAGGTGGCGGGCGCGGACGTGGCCCTGCTGCCCAAGAAGACGCGCGGCGAGCGGGTGGAGTTCGTCCTGAACCTCGACTTCGGCAACCCCGACACCGCCCGCAGCGGGAAGGACGCCGCCGACTTCATCGCGCCGCTGCTGACGCGCGGAAGCAAAGACCTGACCCGCCAGCAGCTCAACGACCGCCTGGAGGCCATCAAGACCCAGCTCAGCGTGGACGGCAGCGCGACCGGGGCCACCGTCACCGTCAGCACCGACCGCACGCATCTGCCCGAGGCGCTGGCGCTGGTCCGCAAGGTGCTGCGCGAACCCGTCTTCCCCCAGGCCGACTTCGACGAGATTAAAAAGGCCGCCCTCGACGACCTGGAGGCGGGCCGCAACGAGCCGCAGGCGGTGGCGGGGCAGGCGCTGGCGCGGGTCTTCATGCAGCCGGGGGCCAAACGCGGCGACCTGGGCTACGCGCCCACCCTCGACGAGAGCCTCGCGGACACCCGCGCCGTCACGCTGGCACAGGTGCAGGACTACTACCGCAAGGTGTGGGGCGCGGCCCGCGCGCAGGTGGCGGTGGTGGGTGACTTCGACCCGCAGACCATCCGCGCGGCGCTGCCCGAGATTCTGGGCGGCTTCAGCAGCGGCGTGCCCTACCAGCGCGTGACCCTGCCGCTGACCACGCCGCAGACGCAGGACCTCGTGCTGAACGTGCCCGACAAGGCCAACGCGGTGTACTTCGCCCGCCTGAACTTCCCGCTGCGCGACGACAGCCCCGATTACCCGGCCCTGGCCGTCGCCATGCGCGTCTTCGGCGCGGGCACCGACTCGCGCCTCTTCAACCGGCTGCGGCAGAAAGAGGGCCTCAGCTACGGCGCGGGCGGCGGCGTCAGCGTCTCCAGCCAGGACCAGAAGGCGAGCTTTACCTCCTACGCCATCTTCAACCCCAACGTGACGGGCAAGGTGGCGGCCGCCATGCGCGAGGAACTCGACCTGGCCCGCCAGAAGGGCTTCACCGCCCAGGAAATCGAGGCCGCCAAATCCGCCCTGCTGCAAGAAGCCCGCGTGGCCCGCAGCGAGGACGCCAACGTGGCCGGTTCACTTGCCCGCCAGCTTTACCTGGGCCGCACCTACGCCTTCACCGCCGACTTCGAGGCCAAACTGAAGGCCGTCACGCCCCAGATGGCCCAGGACGCCCTGCGGAAGTACGTGGACCCGGCGAACCTGGTGGTGGTGCGGGCAGGGACGTTCGGGAAGTGA
- the pgl gene encoding 6-phosphogluconolactonase, protein MNLHVFPTPEAAARAAAEAFAQAAREAVTARGAFHVALSGGSTPKLMYRALRDLPDVPWAQVHIYFSDERSVGPDSPDSNYGAARDELLTHVPVPEAQIHRMEGERRPLEEAARDYAALLPEQLDVVLLGMGDDGHTASLFPGTEALNAAGRVAANWVPKLDTGRLTFTFPEINAARERWLLVVGAGKADVLREVQAGEGEYPVARVQDPVWFLDGAAAEKLKRV, encoded by the coding sequence ATGAACCTCCACGTCTTTCCTACCCCGGAGGCCGCAGCGCGGGCGGCGGCGGAAGCCTTCGCGCAGGCGGCACGGGAGGCAGTTACGGCGCGCGGGGCCTTTCACGTCGCGCTGTCGGGGGGCAGCACGCCGAAGCTGATGTACCGGGCGCTCCGTGACCTGCCGGACGTGCCCTGGGCGCAGGTCCACATCTACTTCAGCGACGAGCGCAGCGTGGGGCCGGACAGCCCCGACAGCAATTACGGCGCGGCGCGGGACGAACTGCTGACGCACGTACCGGTCCCGGAAGCCCAGATTCACCGGATGGAGGGCGAACGCCGCCCGCTGGAGGAGGCCGCGCGGGACTACGCCGCCCTGCTGCCCGAACAGCTCGACGTGGTGCTGCTGGGCATGGGCGACGACGGCCACACCGCCAGCCTCTTTCCCGGCACCGAGGCACTGAACGCGGCGGGACGGGTCGCCGCCAACTGGGTGCCCAAACTGGACACTGGGCGGCTGACCTTCACTTTTCCCGAAATCAACGCGGCCCGCGAACGCTGGCTGCTAGTGGTGGGGGCAGGCAAGGCCGACGTGCTGCGCGAGGTGCAGGCGGGTGAGGGTGAATACCCAGTCGCGCGGGTGCAGGACCCGGTCTGGTTTCTGGACGGGGCGGCGGCAGAAAAACTGAAGCGAGTCTAG
- a CDS encoding glucose-6-phosphate dehydrogenase assembly protein OpcA, whose product MTQATDLRPLGPIETSVRRAQATLDELWAQTDVETRAYTGNIVALTVQRHLSRVEEALAGLEGRYAGRQIIGVMDAGHQAELQVQVSLVPQPGGLYIERLRLAATPEQLQGAILPLLRPATVNHVWWGADTQPGGVLLSELAEIADQVIADSLTLDIPPARYYALADLGWSRSAGWREALAQIFDSPDAARQLGQVDRLTVRYAGTNALPARLFAGWVADTLGWPDLGDVTFEAATCERENGDLCGLELAGEGVRFTLSAGEAELVRTEARWADVERTTELNVPPMSLAEGLARVMARPERREVFERAWALAKASL is encoded by the coding sequence ATGACCCAGGCTACCGACCTCCGCCCCCTCGGCCCCATCGAAACCAGCGTGCGGCGGGCGCAGGCCACGCTGGACGAGCTGTGGGCGCAGACGGATGTGGAGACGCGGGCGTATACGGGCAACATTGTGGCGCTGACGGTGCAGAGGCATCTCTCGCGGGTCGAGGAGGCGCTGGCGGGGCTGGAGGGGCGCTACGCGGGGCGGCAGATTATCGGGGTGATGGACGCGGGACACCAGGCCGAGTTGCAGGTGCAGGTGAGCCTGGTGCCGCAGCCGGGCGGGCTGTACATCGAGCGGCTGCGGCTGGCCGCCACCCCGGAACAGCTTCAGGGTGCGATTCTGCCGCTGCTGCGCCCGGCCACCGTGAACCACGTGTGGTGGGGAGCCGACACCCAGCCCGGCGGGGTATTGCTCTCGGAACTGGCCGAGATTGCCGATCAGGTCATCGCCGACAGCCTTACGCTGGACATTCCCCCGGCGCGGTACTACGCTCTGGCCGACCTGGGCTGGTCGCGCTCGGCGGGCTGGCGCGAGGCCCTGGCCCAGATCTTCGACAGCCCCGACGCGGCCCGGCAACTGGGGCAGGTGGACCGCCTGACCGTGCGCTACGCGGGCACCAACGCCCTGCCCGCCCGGCTCTTCGCGGGCTGGGTGGCCGACACGCTGGGCTGGCCCGACCTGGGGGACGTTACGTTTGAGGCCGCGACCTGCGAGCGCGAGAACGGCGACCTGTGCGGTCTGGAACTCGCGGGCGAGGGCGTGCGCTTTACCCTCAGCGCCGGGGAGGCCGAACTGGTCCGCACCGAGGCGCGCTGGGCCGACGTGGAGCGCACCACCGAGCTGAACGTGCCCCCCATGAGCCTCGCGGAGGGCCTCGCCCGCGTGATGGCCCGCCCCGAGCGCCGCGAGGTGTTCGAGCGGGCCTGGGCGCTGGCGAAGGCGAGCCTGTGA
- the zwf gene encoding glucose-6-phosphate dehydrogenase, with the protein METQNVDVAQPAPPARRKTRSRTPQPGAEDAGENPFRALMRRSRAPEPATLVIFGATGDLAKRKLLPAVFGLWQDGLLGSAFNIVGVGRQEMTDEQFGDFVIEALKSSKETDEPHPGALEKFRDLLYYEFGDFGGDEVYSLVGQELDRAEEAHGGRKNALFYLSTPPSLFEPISNGLGRLGLADESEGWRRIIIEKPFGRDLASARELNAAIHRVWDESQVYRIDHYLGKETVQNLMAIRFGNAIFEPLWNRSFVDHVQITAAEDLGLEGRAGYYEEAGVVRDMLQNHLMQLFALTAMEPPAAFDADAIRDEKVKVLRSVRPIPPQRVPEVAVRGQYGPGTLYGEEVPGYREEPGVEPGSTTPTYVAVKFEVDNWRWQGVPFFLRTGKRLPKKVTEIAVVFKRPPLGMFPGGTERNVLAFRIQPDEGVSLKFSSKSPGQEMVLREVVMDFRYDAFGAQLESPYSRLLLDAMLGDATLFPREDEVDRAWQIVSGLLEAWEGPDAAAPDFPNYPAGTWGPEAADALIGPDRRWRRL; encoded by the coding sequence ATGGAGACGCAGAACGTGGACGTGGCCCAGCCTGCCCCGCCCGCCCGGCGCAAGACCCGCTCGCGCACGCCCCAACCCGGCGCGGAGGACGCGGGGGAAAACCCCTTCCGCGCCCTGATGCGCCGCAGCCGCGCGCCCGAACCCGCCACCCTGGTGATCTTCGGCGCAACCGGCGACCTCGCCAAACGCAAGCTGCTGCCCGCCGTGTTCGGGCTGTGGCAGGACGGGCTGCTGGGGAGTGCCTTCAACATCGTGGGCGTGGGCCGTCAGGAGATGACCGACGAGCAGTTCGGGGACTTCGTGATCGAGGCGCTGAAGTCGAGTAAGGAAACCGACGAGCCGCACCCCGGCGCGCTGGAGAAGTTCCGCGACCTGCTGTACTACGAGTTCGGGGACTTCGGCGGCGACGAGGTATACAGCCTGGTCGGCCAGGAACTCGACCGGGCCGAGGAGGCGCACGGCGGGCGCAAGAATGCCCTCTTCTACCTCTCCACGCCCCCCAGCCTCTTCGAGCCGATCAGCAACGGCCTGGGCCGCCTGGGCCTCGCGGACGAGTCAGAGGGCTGGCGGCGTATCATCATCGAGAAGCCCTTCGGGCGTGACCTGGCCTCGGCGCGCGAGCTGAACGCGGCGATTCACCGCGTCTGGGACGAGTCGCAGGTGTACCGCATCGACCACTACCTCGGCAAGGAGACGGTGCAGAACCTGATGGCAATCCGCTTCGGCAACGCCATCTTCGAGCCGCTGTGGAACCGCAGCTTTGTCGATCACGTGCAGATCACGGCGGCCGAGGACCTGGGCCTGGAAGGCCGCGCCGGGTACTACGAGGAGGCCGGGGTGGTGCGCGACATGTTGCAAAACCACCTGATGCAACTGTTCGCGCTGACCGCGATGGAGCCGCCCGCCGCCTTCGACGCCGACGCGATCCGCGACGAGAAGGTCAAGGTGCTGCGCTCGGTGCGGCCCATCCCGCCCCAGCGCGTGCCGGAAGTCGCCGTGCGCGGCCAGTACGGCCCCGGCACCCTGTACGGCGAGGAGGTGCCCGGCTACCGCGAGGAACCCGGTGTGGAGCCGGGCAGCACCACCCCCACCTACGTCGCCGTCAAGTTCGAGGTGGACAACTGGCGCTGGCAGGGCGTGCCCTTTTTCCTGCGCACCGGCAAGCGGCTGCCCAAAAAGGTCACGGAAATCGCCGTGGTCTTCAAGCGCCCGCCGCTGGGCATGTTCCCCGGCGGCACCGAGCGCAACGTGCTGGCCTTCCGCATCCAACCCGACGAGGGCGTGAGCCTGAAGTTCTCCTCCAAGTCGCCGGGGCAGGAGATGGTGCTGCGCGAGGTGGTGATGGACTTCCGCTACGACGCCTTCGGCGCGCAGCTCGAAAGCCCCTATTCCCGCCTGCTGCTCGACGCGATGCTGGGCGACGCCACCCTCTTCCCCCGCGAGGACGAGGTGGACCGCGCCTGGCAGATCGTCAGCGGCCTGCTGGAAGCCTGGGAGGGACCGGACGCCGCCGCCCCCGACTTCCCCAACTACCCCGCCGGAACCTGGGGACCCGAGGCCGCCGACGCGCTGATCGGGCCGGACCGGCGCTGGAGGCGGCTGTGA
- the gnd gene encoding phosphogluconate dehydrogenase (NAD(+)-dependent, decarboxylating), giving the protein MKMGMIGLGKMGGNMVLRLTQGGQQIVGYDRNPDNVALIESQGAEGARTMDELIDKLGEPGQRAVWVMVPAGEITQSVIDDLAARLAPGDIIIDGGNSNFKDTMRRAAALAQQGIHFVDVGTSGGVWGLKEGYAMMIGGPEEAVERLRPIFEVLAPAPNEGWGRMGPSGSGHYVKMVHNGIEYGMMEAYAEGFELMHAHQVFNLDMAQIAELWRHGSVIRSWLLDLTAEALKNQTDFSQLSDYVADSGEGRWTVIDSIELGVPTPVITLATQMRFRSQQEVSYAGQMLSAMRRAFGGHAVKVLESTRQEGVVPEVQPGEHPKAAAPENIPVEAAHADTGSRRQAEELGETGQNRVTGDSPVPGKNA; this is encoded by the coding sequence ATGAAGATGGGCATGATCGGGCTGGGCAAGATGGGCGGCAACATGGTGCTGCGGCTGACGCAGGGCGGGCAGCAGATCGTGGGCTACGACCGCAACCCGGACAACGTGGCGCTGATCGAGTCGCAGGGCGCAGAGGGTGCCCGCACGATGGACGAGCTGATCGACAAGCTGGGCGAGCCGGGCCAGCGGGCCGTCTGGGTGATGGTGCCCGCCGGGGAGATTACCCAGTCGGTGATCGACGACCTGGCGGCGCGGCTCGCCCCCGGTGACATCATCATCGACGGGGGCAACTCCAACTTCAAGGACACGATGCGCCGGGCCGCGGCGTTGGCCCAGCAGGGCATTCACTTTGTGGACGTGGGCACTTCGGGCGGCGTGTGGGGCCTGAAGGAAGGCTACGCGATGATGATCGGCGGCCCCGAGGAAGCGGTCGAGCGCCTGCGCCCGATTTTCGAGGTGCTCGCGCCCGCGCCGAATGAGGGCTGGGGCCGCATGGGGCCGAGCGGTTCCGGGCATTACGTGAAGATGGTCCACAACGGCATCGAGTACGGGATGATGGAAGCCTACGCCGAGGGCTTCGAGCTGATGCACGCGCACCAGGTCTTCAACCTCGACATGGCGCAGATCGCCGAACTGTGGCGGCACGGCTCGGTGATTCGCTCCTGGCTGCTGGACCTGACCGCCGAGGCGCTGAAGAACCAGACCGACTTCTCGCAGCTTTCGGACTACGTGGCCGACTCGGGTGAGGGCCGCTGGACCGTGATCGACTCCATCGAGCTGGGGGTGCCCACGCCGGTCATCACGCTGGCGACGCAGATGCGCTTCCGCTCACAGCAGGAGGTCAGCTACGCCGGGCAGATGCTCAGCGCGATGCGCCGCGCCTTTGGGGGTCATGCCGTCAAGGTCCTGGAATCCACCCGGCAGGAAGGCGTGGTGCCCGAGGTGCAGCCCGGCGAACATCCCAAGGCCGCCGCCCCGGAAAACATCCCCGTGGAGGCTGCGCACGCCGACACCGGCAGCCGCAGGCAGGCCGAGGAACTGGGCGAGACGGGCCAGAACCGCGTCACGGGTGACAGTCCCGTTCCAGGGAAGAACGCATGA